The stretch of DNA TGTGTGAACGTCCCTCATGCACTGTGTGTCTGGAACGATAACAAAAGGATAATGTGCAGATTAGTGCTATTAGGGCCAAAGATGGGCTTTAGATGCGGAAATATGCAACAGAGACTTTCCCTGCTGCAAATGAATTAGCCCACTGTTCAGCCACAAATATAATACGGACGAAGATTAGAGTGAAAATGGAATTTGAGATGTCTGGAGTTTCAGGTATACCCATTGAAAACATGAGACAAGCTGTGTAGCTAAGGCATGCAGCTCACTTCTGTTTAACCCTGGAAGGTAGAACAACCCTTCTCTTTTTCgatgaatgtttttctttttaaaaatgtgccacAGCTGTTCATTAATCAAGAAAGGCTGTCTTCTTTCTAATGGCGTATTGAATTTTGCTCTTGAAGACAGCTGCCCCCTATTCAGACAAACTGATCTGGGCTATTAGAGAAGCTTGAGTGTTTTAAACGGGATAGACAGATTTTagagacaggttttttttcaggagaAATTTTCAATCAGACGGCATCCTCAGGGTCACGGCTGTGCCTTGTCCACACAACAGCCTGTAATATCACCACTCTGCACACTTAAATACACTAACGGTTGAGGAGAATCTTAACATCACCCCGGCTTTTATAAGCTGCTCAACTTGCTGTCCTCAAAATACTTGCTGCTTTTGCAAACCTCAGCAGCCGTCTGGCGGACTTATCTTAAGCTGCGTCCTCACCCAAGACCTCGTAAACCCAACGGAAGGTCTTGCTCCAGGGAATTCTAAAAATGGTGCCAGTGtctctgaggagaggagacaggaatgTCATGACCCCGTGTGAGTGATGTCAATCAGCTTTTTGATGGGAAATACCCAATGGGGATTTGTAGATTCCTTTGAGAAAAGTATAGTTTGGCTCTGAGAAGGGAttagagatggagagagcttcataaaacaataacatCCATTTAGAAGAGTGAGAGTGGTGGGTTTccccattgattttttttctacccatGTAGTTTAGTTACTCAACTAAGATATTCAACAACATTGATATGACCAAATAAAAAAGTCCTGCTCTGCTTTTTGAGGTGTAGTGTGTAAGATCACCTGCATCAAATATCCCATAATACAAAAATCTCAGGATCTCCAAGAGGAGGTCTTTCAGTTTGTGATGTCGAAAGGTCACAGAGACACTTGAGGTGGACCTAACCATTTAGAAAAGAGGGGCTTAAGGGGATCAGGCCACACTTATTGAGAGATGACCGAGAACATCTGGGACCactcttgaacacacacacacagattctctGAGAGACACTAAACTCATCTCTAATCTTGGATCAAACACTGCGACAGGATGCACCTCCACAAGGTCTGGTGCTCTGTGGTGTTTGTAATCatgagggagagtgagagagacatgaGACACAGGGGCTTGGGTTTCTCACTTCAGCCAGGGCTGCGTCTATCTGCTGTGCTCTCGTCCCACTACTTCATCAACTACAACTCTGGGTGGGCCTGaagaggccacacacacacacacacacacacacacgtatctaTACATGTCTCTTGTTTCCTCATCCATTACCGCTGTGATAACGCTCTGGATCTTGATGCACGAATTCCTTGGGTACTTATGGGCTTGGATTGTGATTTAGTCAAATTTGATACCTTGGGTGAGAGTATTGCATTTTTGGGATCTAAttggtctcctcctctgtgtcctccagGTCCCATGGCCTCCGTGGAGCATGGCAGAGAGCTGGAAGAGGCCTCTGCAGTGAGAAAAATGGTCCAGCAAAGCCCTGCGAGGGGCGGTCAGACCCACAGACCAGCTGGCTGGAAGAGGAGACGCCCACGGCCCCGTCTTTCCCACAAGGGGCCCATGCCTTTCTAGAGCAAGGTGAGTTTCCCGCAGTCAAGTGTGCCAAGACGGTCGTTTGGGTTTTGTCTTGGCAAAGCTCTACCCACCTTGGAATGTCATGAAATATTATGTGCCTCTCTGTGCCAAGTTTGCCCATGGCCAACTTTCTGTCCAACTCTCTGTCAAGTCAGAGCCACACATTCCCAAAAGAATAAGAGCAAAAGCACTTCCCGATATATTAAATCATAACTGCTGACTAGTGAGGAAACAGTTTCATAGATGAATTTCTAAGGGGAACGCGGCGTTGAGTTGAATACTTTGTTGGCAGAATCCATTCGGATGTTTCTGATGATGAAGGGGAAACTCATACACTTACAGGAACACTGGAAACCCTGTTAATGACCATCACAGCCAAATTCAACTCTAACACACGGATGTTATTGTTGGCACTGAAAAAAGTGCATGTATTAACAGATTATTGGACTTTGGCCCACTGGCCTGCATGCCTTTCTAGTACGACAGAGTCTGTATTCAAGTCTACGTCATTTATATCCTCATATGGGAGACACAGTTATACTTAGAAACACAAGCTTTGAATCAATTCAACTAGGATAAATCTTTTCAATCCATCTGATTAAGTAAATTAAAACCCTTATCCAAAGATAATACTTTGTAGAGTTGGGTTTCCTTGGTGTAATGCTTTTCCTGGCAGGAATGTTTAACTTGCTGTCAAGTGAAACAAGGTTTTATGTGGAAACTCTTTCATCCAAAATCAGAGATAATATTTAACTTATCACCTTTTTAAgggtttgattttctttcctcaaCCAAAACAAACTCTCTGTATTTCTATAAAAACAGATCAAGCTTCACTGAGAAACTTAGCATACtacaaataattaaatgatcAGATTTACATACAGATTAAACCTTTCTTTGGACTAACCAAAGTTTGCATGTCTCTGTGTACAGAAGGCAACAGCAGTAGAAAAGTATGTCCCTGCATTAAAAGAAAGCACAGGACCCATTCACACGTCTCTCCCAGACACTGCAAGAGACAGGGATACTTGACAAAACACAATATCCCCACAGGAGGTTTCAACCATACAAAGCTGACCTGCAAAGGTCCGCCGTAAATTAACGCCATAGTGATAGGAGGCTGCAGCCAGAGAGTGACCAGGCATGTTTAATCAGTTTTCAGGAATCAGAGCCATTGAATTTCAGAAGCTCTATGGCCAGAGAAGTTTTATGGTGAATTATGAATCATTGTTGTatttctctgggggggggggggggggggggggggggggtttggaggTCGGACTTTTTTTGAACTCAATAAGAGACTCTAGAATCTCGCAACAAGACTGAAAAACAATAAGGAAGGTCAGTGTGCACTTGAAGGACAATTCTGGTCCTCCAACATCATCCGTCTgccaataaaatgtcagaacgCTCTCTACGCGTTGAGTAGTCAGATCTTGTGTTCAGTGCCAGATTGCCCTCCACACAATACAGGGAGCTTCAGGAAGTTCTGTGAGAGTGAACGGCTCACTGAGTCACAATGCTCTCTCTGCAAACACCACTTAAACCACAACACACTGAagatttccttttgttttgttcacttcCCACCCCGGCTCCTCTCATTCTTTCAAAGTCCATAGTTCACCTCGTTCAAGGATTTCTCTACATGCCCTGCTAGTTTACCCCAACCTGACCAGAAAGGGAAACAGGCTTTCCATTAGAGGCATTTTAGTGACAAGGCTACGAACATTCACAGAGCAAAGAATCCAAGGAGTTAAAAGTGTTCTTCACAGTTCAATTGCAGTTTGACTGGACTGTTTGGCTGGACATGCTTTTTGTTTGATCAAAAGTTAAGAGTTCGGTGGAGAGATCCAGCTGAGAATTGGTGAGACTTGTAGGCAGACAGATAAACATGCCTTCATAGGTTAAAATTTAACTGCGCTTTTAAATAAAGAGCAGTGATTGACTGGACATCGTCCATCCTCCAGTCCTATCCTATTTAGCCACATCTCCCCCTTTCAGTGTCAAAAACAGCTCTTCTTTTATTCTCC from Scophthalmus maximus strain ysfricsl-2021 chromosome 9, ASM2237912v1, whole genome shotgun sequence encodes:
- the apln gene encoding apelin, translating into MNVKILTLVIVLLVSLLCSATAGPMASVEHGRELEEASAVRKMVQQSPARGGQTHRPAGWKRRRPRPRLSHKGPMPF